Proteins found in one Saccharopolyspora phatthalungensis genomic segment:
- a CDS encoding helix-turn-helix domain-containing protein — MGIGTRVAACRKLAGLTQAQLADRSHYSLSTIRAVEQGREPASPAFTAAMARALKVEPEELTGTPYRDTIEQDGLLEGMSELRAILAEGQYVKAVQPEAIEAMSAELNDIHFAYRNDKGRQALMRLPILLRQLHGAARAAATDAERGRVYSLLASGYGTADRLSRHFGYMSLCTPAVDRLEWVAQQADDPLYTAQAKVKRARILMYLDSNDVGLSLVEQGLNEISGDGESAIAVRGYAHLCGAIAAARARKADIAREHIAEARDLAEHVTGESNAYGTLFGKANVGIHACAVELEAGDPGKAAREGSELRLPAGIAPPRAGHHWQDTARAWLLAGNAGKALEALNRARKVAPQQTRLHPSVRETLTSIAGLERRRSESLTAFSGWLGLRL, encoded by the coding sequence ATGGGAATTGGCACTCGGGTCGCGGCGTGTCGGAAGTTGGCGGGGCTGACTCAGGCGCAGCTTGCCGATCGGTCGCACTACTCGCTCTCGACCATCCGGGCCGTGGAACAGGGACGTGAGCCGGCGTCGCCGGCGTTTACCGCGGCTATGGCGCGAGCGCTGAAGGTCGAGCCCGAGGAACTGACCGGGACTCCCTACCGCGACACGATCGAGCAAGACGGTCTGCTGGAGGGCATGTCAGAACTCCGAGCGATTCTCGCCGAGGGCCAGTACGTGAAGGCTGTCCAGCCGGAAGCCATCGAAGCGATGTCGGCGGAGCTGAATGACATCCATTTCGCCTACCGCAATGACAAGGGCAGGCAGGCGCTAATGCGACTGCCAATACTTCTTCGGCAACTGCACGGTGCCGCGCGAGCGGCAGCGACGGATGCTGAGCGCGGTCGAGTGTATTCACTGCTCGCATCCGGGTACGGGACAGCCGACCGGCTCAGTAGACATTTCGGCTATATGTCCCTGTGTACGCCCGCGGTCGATCGGCTGGAATGGGTGGCTCAACAGGCCGATGACCCGCTTTATACCGCGCAGGCCAAGGTGAAGCGCGCTCGGATCCTAATGTACCTCGATTCCAACGATGTCGGCCTTTCGCTTGTGGAGCAAGGACTTAACGAGATTTCGGGCGACGGGGAATCCGCGATCGCGGTACGCGGATACGCCCACCTATGCGGAGCGATCGCAGCCGCGCGCGCCCGAAAAGCCGACATCGCACGTGAGCACATCGCGGAAGCGAGAGACCTTGCCGAGCACGTGACCGGCGAGAGTAATGCCTACGGGACGTTGTTCGGCAAGGCCAACGTGGGCATCCATGCCTGCGCCGTCGAGTTGGAGGCGGGTGATCCCGGCAAGGCCGCTCGGGAAGGCTCGGAACTTCGTCTTCCTGCTGGGATTGCTCCGCCGAGGGCGGGGCATCACTGGCAGGACACCGCGCGCGCATGGTTGCTCGCAGGCAACGCAGGCAAGGCTCTGGAGGCTCTTAACCGTGCTCGGAAGGTGGCGCCGCAGCAGACGCGCCTGCATCCGTCGGTGCGGGAAACGCTGACGAGCATTGCGGGATTGGAGCGTCGGCGTTCCGAGAGCTTGACGGCGTTCAGCGGGTGGTTGGGCCTTCGGCTGTAG
- a CDS encoding helix-turn-helix domain-containing protein — translation MGIGARVAAYRKVAGLTQAQLAERSHYSLSTIRAVEQGREPASPAFAAAMARALKVEPEELTGTPYRDAIEQDGPLEGMPELRAILAEAQYVEPVRPQAIEAMSAELEIVDLAYRNDEGRQALVRLPTLLRQLHGAAREAMTDAERGRVYSLLASGYGTAEKLCRRFGYLSLCTPAVDRLEWVAHQADDPLYVAKAKIKRARVLMYFDASDVGLSLVERGLNEISGGDESAIAVRGDAHLCGAIIAARARKADIAREHIAEARDLAERVTGESDAYGTLFGKANVGIHACAVELEAGDPGKAAREGSELRLPAGIAPPRAGHHWQDTARAWLLAGNAGKALEALNRARKVAPQQTRLHPSVRETLTSIAGLERRRSESLTAFSGWLGLRL, via the coding sequence ATGGGAATTGGCGCTCGGGTCGCGGCGTATCGGAAGGTGGCGGGGCTGACTCAGGCTCAGCTTGCCGAGCGGTCGCACTACTCGCTATCGACCATTCGGGCCGTGGAACAGGGACGTGAGCCGGCGTCGCCGGCGTTTGCCGCAGCTATGGCGCGAGCGCTGAAGGTCGAGCCCGAGGAACTGACCGGGACTCCTTACCGCGATGCGATCGAGCAAGACGGCCCGCTTGAGGGGATGCCAGAGCTCCGAGCGATTCTCGCCGAGGCCCAGTACGTGGAGCCTGTTCGGCCGCAAGCCATCGAAGCGATGTCGGCGGAGCTGGAGATCGTGGATCTGGCTTATCGCAATGACGAGGGCAGGCAGGCACTCGTGCGACTGCCGACACTGCTTCGTCAACTGCACGGTGCGGCGAGAGAGGCAATGACGGATGCTGAGCGGGGCCGGGTGTATTCGCTGCTGGCATCCGGGTACGGGACCGCAGAAAAACTCTGTAGACGGTTCGGTTACCTGTCCCTGTGCACGCCTGCGGTTGATCGGCTGGAATGGGTGGCTCACCAAGCTGATGACCCGCTTTATGTCGCGAAAGCCAAGATAAAGCGCGCTCGCGTGCTGATGTATTTTGACGCCAGCGACGTTGGGCTTTCACTTGTGGAGCGGGGACTCAACGAGATTTCAGGCGGCGACGAATCCGCGATCGCGGTACGCGGAGACGCCCACCTGTGCGGAGCGATCATAGCTGCGCGTGCCCGGAAAGCCGACATCGCGCGTGAGCACATCGCGGAGGCAAGAGACCTTGCGGAGCGTGTGACCGGCGAGAGCGATGCGTATGGGACGTTGTTCGGCAAGGCCAACGTGGGTATTCATGCCTGTGCTGTGGAGTTGGAGGCGGGTGATCCCGGTAAGGCCGCTCGGGAAGGTTCGGAACTTCGTCTTCCTGCTGGGATTGCTCCGCCGAGGGCGGGGCATCACTGGCAGGACACCGCGCGCGCATGGTTGCTCGCAGGCAACGCAGGCAAGGCTCTGGAGGCTCTTAACCGTGCTCGGAAGGTGGCGCCGCAGCAGACGCGCCTGCATCCGTCGGTGCGGGAAACGCTGACGAGTATCGCGGGTTTGGAGCGTCGGCGTTCCGAGAGCTTGACGGCGTTCAGCGGGTGGTTGGGCCTTCGGCTGTAG
- a CDS encoding cytochrome P450 — translation MPTDGTNARKIDRGEAEGGCPVSRGSDGVWTVRGYAAARTALRSTDTVQAGLGVETFEKMPAKFRRPVLYRDGPEHREHRRQTAKYFTPRRVDESYRGLMERVADAQLDKLRGAGQAELSELSFTLAVEVARAVIGLTESRPGLARRLERFFPEEFGEPGFTSLNGLYWVWRQATNFSGIYFADVRPAVRARRAQRRDDLISHLLDEGCSSAEILGECVTFAAAGMVTTREFVNLAAWHLFTDGQLLTRYRAAEERDRLAILHELLRLEPVVGHLKRRTTAPVELPNGGNDTVTVPPGELIDIQVSATNTDPQAMGEKPLSICPGRPLNDAFGPGLSFGDGAHKCPGANVAILETDVFLRKLFAMPYIRLVKPPKVSFNDAIGGYELRGMVVSVPKP, via the coding sequence ATGCCGACCGACGGGACGAACGCACGCAAGATAGATCGGGGCGAAGCCGAGGGCGGTTGCCCGGTCAGCCGTGGTTCCGACGGCGTCTGGACGGTCCGCGGCTACGCCGCCGCCCGCACCGCCTTGCGCAGTACCGACACCGTTCAGGCCGGGCTCGGCGTGGAGACGTTCGAGAAGATGCCCGCCAAGTTCCGGCGACCGGTGCTGTACCGGGACGGGCCGGAGCACCGCGAGCACCGGCGGCAGACCGCCAAGTACTTCACCCCGCGCCGGGTGGACGAGAGCTACCGCGGGCTCATGGAACGGGTGGCTGACGCACAGTTGGACAAGCTGCGGGGCGCCGGGCAGGCGGAGCTTTCGGAGCTGAGCTTCACCCTCGCCGTCGAGGTGGCGCGCGCGGTGATCGGGCTGACCGAAAGCCGCCCGGGTCTCGCGCGACGGCTGGAGCGATTCTTCCCCGAAGAATTCGGGGAACCGGGCTTCACCAGCCTCAACGGGCTTTACTGGGTGTGGCGGCAGGCCACCAATTTTTCCGGGATCTACTTCGCCGACGTCCGGCCGGCCGTCCGCGCGCGCCGCGCGCAGCGCCGCGACGACCTGATCTCGCATCTGCTCGATGAGGGCTGCTCGTCCGCCGAGATCCTCGGCGAGTGCGTCACCTTCGCCGCCGCGGGCATGGTCACCACCCGCGAGTTCGTCAACCTCGCCGCGTGGCACCTGTTCACCGACGGCCAGCTGCTGACTCGCTACCGCGCCGCCGAGGAGCGCGACCGTCTCGCGATCCTGCACGAACTGCTGCGGCTGGAACCGGTCGTCGGGCACCTCAAGCGGCGCACCACGGCACCCGTCGAGCTGCCGAACGGAGGCAACGATACGGTCACCGTCCCGCCCGGCGAGCTGATCGACATTCAGGTCAGCGCGACGAACACCGATCCGCAGGCGATGGGCGAAAAGCCGCTTTCCATTTGTCCCGGCCGCCCCCTCAACGACGCCTTCGGCCCAGGACTGTCCTTTGGGGACGGCGCGCACAAGTGCCCGGGCGCGAACGTCGCGATCCTGGAGACCGACGTGTTCCTCCGGAAGCTGTTCGCGATGCCCTACATCCGATTGGTAAAGCCGCCGAAGGTCTCGTTCAACGACGCGATCGGTGGCTACGAACTGCGCGGCATGGTCGTATCGGTGCCGAAGCCCTGA
- a CDS encoding serine/threonine-protein kinase, whose translation MKWQFGPYLVEGLIARGGMGEILRAYDTRHDRVVALKLLAQHLAADDEFRDRFKREAHAAGRLREPHVIPIHAYGEIDGRLYLDMRLVEGSDVGSLLAANGPMSPADAVAVLEQIAQALDAAHEEGLVHRDVKPSNILVGHSGFAYLVDFGIAASLRATASLTSTGYTVGTLAYMAPERFDDGPVDHRVDVYSLACVLYQCLTGAKPFGGDTAAALINAHLNQPPPVPTTVRGDIPREFDHIVARGMAKNPADRFSSAGDLARAARQALTSVTAIPARFAPMPTERKRNGKPARWVYLLAGVGVVAAVAAVTAFATTMRDEPGQAIPADGSGPLREDTTSVLPAPTSQPSSAPLAPPAPPSTTPAQPPVRETSMQAPEPLEPPQDPETPPAKPAQTKWCQSITFDGAERGTGCFEAIGDHLFAQDTKADGMWIKTVAETDYGRVEECKDGNSEGGPVDCNLDLSEKGRVHFKIELWDAKTKISDTAWSKFVPIGQ comes from the coding sequence GTGAAGTGGCAGTTCGGTCCTTACCTGGTGGAAGGATTGATCGCGCGGGGTGGGATGGGGGAGATCCTCCGCGCGTACGACACCCGCCACGACCGCGTCGTAGCCCTCAAATTGCTGGCCCAGCACCTGGCCGCCGATGATGAGTTCCGGGACCGCTTCAAGCGCGAGGCGCACGCGGCCGGACGTCTCCGCGAGCCGCACGTGATCCCGATCCACGCCTACGGCGAGATCGACGGCCGGCTCTACCTGGACATGCGGCTGGTCGAGGGAAGTGACGTCGGCTCCCTGCTCGCCGCCAACGGCCCGATGAGCCCGGCGGACGCGGTGGCGGTGCTGGAACAGATCGCGCAGGCGTTGGACGCCGCGCACGAAGAAGGTCTGGTGCACCGGGACGTCAAGCCGTCCAACATCCTGGTCGGCCACAGCGGATTCGCCTACCTCGTCGATTTCGGCATCGCTGCTTCGCTGCGGGCCACCGCGTCGCTGACCTCCACCGGCTATACCGTCGGCACGCTCGCCTACATGGCGCCGGAGCGGTTCGACGACGGTCCGGTCGACCACCGGGTGGACGTGTACTCCCTGGCCTGCGTGCTGTACCAGTGCCTGACCGGCGCGAAGCCGTTCGGCGGAGACACGGCCGCGGCGTTGATCAACGCGCACCTTAACCAACCGCCGCCGGTGCCGACGACCGTGCGCGGCGACATCCCGCGCGAGTTCGACCACATCGTCGCGCGTGGCATGGCGAAGAACCCCGCCGATCGCTTCTCCAGCGCCGGTGACTTGGCCCGGGCCGCACGCCAGGCATTGACCAGCGTCACCGCGATCCCGGCGCGATTCGCGCCGATGCCGACGGAGCGCAAGCGCAACGGCAAGCCCGCACGCTGGGTTTACCTGCTGGCCGGAGTCGGCGTGGTCGCGGCGGTGGCCGCGGTGACGGCATTCGCGACGACGATGCGCGACGAGCCGGGGCAAGCGATCCCGGCCGACGGCTCGGGGCCGCTGCGGGAGGACACGACCTCGGTGTTGCCGGCACCGACTTCGCAGCCTTCCAGCGCGCCGCTGGCCCCGCCCGCGCCACCGTCGACCACACCGGCTCAGCCGCCGGTGCGGGAGACCTCAATGCAGGCGCCCGAACCCCTGGAACCGCCCCAAGACCCGGAGACACCACCCGCCAAGCCCGCGCAGACCAAGTGGTGCCAGTCGATCACCTTCGACGGTGCTGAGCGGGGCACGGGCTGTTTCGAGGCGATCGGTGACCACCTGTTCGCGCAGGACACCAAGGCGGACGGCATGTGGATCAAGACCGTGGCCGAGACCGACTACGGCCGGGTCGAGGAGTGCAAGGACGGCAACAGCGAAGGCGGACCGGTCGACTGCAACCTGGACCTGAGCGAGAAGGGCCGCGTCCACTTCAAGATCGAGCTTTGGGACGCGAAGACCAAGATCAGCGACACCGCCTGGTCCAAGTTCGTTCCGATCGGCCAGTAG
- a CDS encoding DUF2269 domain-containing protein — protein MSNRPAATKRGTRRLSPGAYKLCSTIHLVVAGSWLGVTAGKLILGLAAVLTAAPPRAQSLYLAMDAIDIAFPPLAIATLVSGIALALGTKWGLLRHYWVVTKLVLTVAVIVTAVQLEDSYVRRAVPALEWRGDGTFFGAQPWSAGLLLALPVLHLGMLLVATVVSVYKPWGKTRRAGRALAGTSLSATAAEQTAHDVQSAKPDW, from the coding sequence GTGTCGAACCGGCCAGCAGCGACCAAGCGCGGCACTCGCCGCCTTTCGCCGGGTGCCTACAAGTTGTGCAGCACCATTCATCTCGTCGTCGCGGGTTCGTGGCTGGGCGTCACGGCGGGCAAGCTGATTCTCGGCCTGGCCGCCGTGCTGACCGCAGCCCCGCCGCGCGCGCAAAGCCTGTATCTGGCCATGGACGCGATCGACATCGCGTTTCCGCCGTTGGCCATCGCCACGCTCGTCTCCGGCATCGCGCTCGCGCTGGGCACCAAGTGGGGCCTGCTGCGGCATTACTGGGTGGTGACGAAGCTGGTGCTGACCGTCGCGGTGATCGTGACCGCGGTCCAGCTTGAGGACAGCTACGTGCGCCGCGCCGTGCCCGCCCTGGAATGGCGCGGCGACGGCACGTTCTTCGGTGCACAACCGTGGTCGGCCGGTCTCCTGCTCGCCCTGCCCGTGCTCCACCTGGGCATGCTGCTGGTTGCGACGGTGGTGTCGGTGTACAAGCCGTGGGGCAAGACCCGCCGGGCGGGGCGTGCACTAGCCGGGACCAGTCTCAGTGCCACGGCCGCTGAGCAGACGGCGCACGATGTTCAGTCGGCCAAGCCCGACTGGTAG
- a CDS encoding response regulator translates to MISVLIVDDQDLVRIGLRTLIDNEDDLTCVGEAADGLAAVAAAREHRPDVILMDVRMAGVDGLEATRRITADPDLPDTKVIVLTTFEVDEYVFTALRGGASGFLLKDTKPVDLLRAIRLVAGGDALLAPSATRQLVREFVSMTPRSRRPHPQLHTLTEREREVLGLVAEGLNNEEIAERLVVSPATARTHVSRAMIKLGARDRAQLVVFAYQSGLAD, encoded by the coding sequence ATGATCAGCGTGTTGATCGTTGACGACCAGGACCTGGTTCGCATCGGACTGCGCACCCTCATTGACAACGAGGACGACCTGACCTGCGTCGGCGAAGCCGCGGACGGACTGGCGGCGGTGGCCGCGGCGCGCGAGCACCGGCCCGACGTGATCCTGATGGACGTGCGGATGGCCGGGGTCGACGGGTTGGAGGCGACCCGGCGGATCACCGCGGACCCCGACCTGCCGGACACGAAGGTGATCGTGCTGACGACCTTCGAGGTTGACGAGTACGTCTTCACCGCGCTGCGCGGCGGAGCCAGCGGGTTCCTGCTCAAGGACACCAAGCCGGTCGACCTGCTGCGGGCGATCCGGCTGGTGGCCGGCGGGGACGCGCTGCTGGCGCCGTCGGCGACCAGGCAGCTGGTCCGCGAGTTCGTGTCGATGACGCCGCGATCGCGCCGACCGCACCCGCAGCTGCACACGCTCACCGAACGGGAGCGGGAGGTGCTCGGCCTGGTCGCGGAAGGCTTGAACAACGAGGAGATCGCCGAACGCCTGGTGGTCAGCCCGGCCACGGCGCGCACCCACGTCAGCCGGGCGATGATCAAGCTGGGCGCGCGGGACCGCGCCCAGCTCGTCGTATTCGCCTACCAGTCGGGCTTGGCCGACTGA
- a CDS encoding sensor histidine kinase — MRSLIWDAVLAVVVTLVGIAGTVGADHWAAASHRPLDPGGLILAAAAGLVLVLRRRQPVLTLLVGAALISTYLVLGYTYGPIMLALVIAVYTVARHRPLATSVPTAFAALGLLLIRVFTSSTTLADLIGVIPGSAWVVVPFAVGVVVRQQREAASRARAEVLRQRVDDERLRIAQEVHDVVGHGLAAIKMQAEVALHVLPKKPEQAEVALEAISRTSSDALDELRATLAVVRRSAAQSPAPGLARLDDLRQRMSEAGVQVQLATTGEPRELPAVVDLTAYRILQESLTNVLRHSSDKRAAVTIDYAADAVVITVANPFTGAPGDSGGLGIPGMRQRIASLGGEFTAGPTGDGRFEVHARLPIEGNP, encoded by the coding sequence ATGAGATCGCTGATCTGGGACGCCGTCCTCGCCGTCGTGGTCACCTTGGTCGGCATCGCCGGCACGGTGGGCGCCGACCACTGGGCGGCGGCCTCGCACCGGCCGCTGGACCCCGGTGGCCTGATCCTGGCGGCGGCCGCCGGTCTGGTCCTGGTGCTGCGGCGGCGCCAACCGGTGCTCACGCTGCTCGTCGGGGCCGCGCTCATCTCGACGTACCTGGTCCTCGGCTACACCTACGGCCCGATCATGCTGGCGTTGGTGATCGCGGTCTACACCGTGGCCAGGCACCGCCCGCTGGCCACCTCGGTGCCGACCGCGTTCGCCGCGCTGGGCTTGCTGCTGATCCGCGTCTTCACCAGCAGCACCACGCTGGCCGACCTGATCGGGGTGATACCGGGATCGGCGTGGGTGGTGGTGCCGTTCGCGGTGGGCGTCGTCGTCCGGCAGCAACGCGAAGCGGCGTCCCGGGCCAGGGCCGAAGTGCTGCGCCAACGCGTCGACGACGAACGGCTGCGGATCGCGCAGGAGGTGCACGACGTCGTGGGGCACGGGCTGGCCGCGATCAAAATGCAGGCGGAAGTCGCCCTGCACGTGCTGCCGAAGAAGCCCGAGCAGGCGGAGGTCGCGCTGGAGGCCATCAGCCGCACCAGCAGCGATGCGCTGGACGAGCTGCGCGCAACGCTTGCCGTGGTGCGCCGCAGCGCCGCGCAATCCCCGGCCCCGGGCCTGGCCAGGCTCGATGACCTGCGGCAACGGATGAGCGAAGCCGGGGTGCAGGTGCAGCTGGCCACGACCGGTGAGCCGCGCGAGTTGCCTGCCGTGGTCGACCTGACCGCTTACCGGATTCTGCAGGAATCATTGACCAACGTGCTGCGCCACAGCAGCGACAAACGCGCCGCGGTGACGATCGACTACGCGGCCGATGCCGTGGTCATCACGGTCGCCAACCCGTTCACCGGCGCCCCGGGCGACAGCGGCGGACTCGGCATTCCCGGCATGCGGCAGCGCATCGCGTCGCTGGGCGGCGAGTTCACCGCCGGTCCCACCGGGGACGGCCGGTTCGAAGTGCACGCCCGCCTGCCCATCGAAGGAAACCCATGA
- a CDS encoding PfkB family carbohydrate kinase: MAAPPPRGVFVGLTTLDVVHHVDVRPAADQKTTASAQFVAAGGPAANAAVTFAGLGGAAVLVTAIGRGALGTVIRADLESHSVTIVDAAADRTTDAPVSAVAVTRSTGERSVIGIDTTALQVHRAPELAEHIDFADVVLLDGHHPVLAEAAANAASAPIVVDAGRWKPTMRPLLPRAEAVIASADFRVPGTTNSEETALALLDQDIPTVITTHGSGPVRWWHGSEFATVSPPRVQAVDTLGAGDVFHGAYCYFACQPGSDVPTSIERAAAVAALKCEIPGPRAWLHRLPDLASPRR, translated from the coding sequence ATGGCTGCACCACCACCTCGGGGCGTGTTCGTCGGCCTGACCACCCTGGACGTCGTGCACCACGTCGATGTCCGCCCGGCTGCCGATCAGAAAACCACCGCGAGCGCCCAGTTCGTCGCGGCCGGTGGACCGGCGGCAAACGCGGCGGTGACCTTCGCCGGGCTGGGCGGTGCGGCGGTATTGGTCACCGCGATCGGACGCGGCGCGCTCGGCACCGTCATCCGGGCCGACCTGGAATCTCACTCGGTCACCATCGTCGACGCAGCCGCCGACCGGACCACCGACGCCCCGGTCTCCGCTGTCGCGGTCACCCGGAGCACCGGCGAGCGCTCGGTCATCGGCATCGACACCACCGCATTGCAGGTGCATCGGGCGCCGGAGCTGGCCGAACACATCGACTTCGCCGACGTGGTCCTGCTCGACGGCCACCACCCGGTGCTCGCTGAAGCCGCTGCGAACGCGGCATCGGCGCCGATCGTGGTGGACGCCGGGCGCTGGAAGCCGACCATGCGGCCGCTGCTGCCGCGTGCCGAGGCGGTCATCGCCTCCGCCGATTTCCGGGTGCCCGGAACGACGAACTCCGAGGAGACCGCCCTGGCCTTGCTCGACCAAGACATCCCGACCGTGATCACCACGCACGGCAGCGGCCCGGTCCGCTGGTGGCACGGCAGCGAGTTCGCAACGGTGTCCCCACCGCGCGTCCAAGCGGTGGACACCCTCGGCGCGGGCGATGTGTTCCACGGCGCTTACTGCTACTTCGCCTGCCAACCCGGATCCGACGTCCCGACCAGCATTGAACGCGCCGCGGCCGTCGCCGCCCTCAAATGTGAAATCCCCGGCCCCCGCGCCTGGCTCCACCGACTGCCCGACCTGGCGAGTCCCCGCCGGTGA
- the cutA gene encoding divalent-cation tolerance protein CutA, with product MANYVQVVTTTDSEEAAATLARSIVDARMGACVQVVPIRSFYRWEEAVQDDPEWQLQVKSTKGRQDALVEHIRANHTYDVPEVIVTDIVGGNPAYLSWLDDETQD from the coding sequence ATGGCGAACTACGTCCAGGTGGTCACTACGACCGACAGTGAAGAGGCAGCCGCAACACTTGCCCGCAGCATCGTTGACGCCCGCATGGGGGCGTGCGTGCAGGTGGTCCCGATCCGGAGTTTCTATCGGTGGGAAGAGGCCGTGCAGGATGACCCGGAATGGCAACTTCAGGTCAAGTCTACGAAGGGACGGCAGGATGCTCTAGTGGAGCACATCCGGGCGAACCACACCTACGACGTTCCCGAAGTCATCGTGACGGACATCGTGGGCGGGAACCCCGCTTACCTGTCGTGGCTCGATGACGAAACTCAGGACTGA